A window of Leptotrichia wadei contains these coding sequences:
- a CDS encoding tetratricopeptide repeat protein, producing MENLEFDNFNDNNDSERLYQMGKNYYDNGSDTLAEKYLKEAAKSGNRNAVFILADIYLKYDKLNLAEKYLKKIADGGDFQLQDKLGTVYKRKANFELAEYYYKQAINNGNQKSRYNLGNLYYQYNKKDLALDYLKPAADERDQEAQVLLSKIYYDNGQIELAEEYLHKAKDNGEAYYLLGKLYGEKQDIETAEKHLKTAADTYDSKKAQEVLYKLYADKQNQTLTKHYLTLLADENHLESFVLLGNIFADEKNYNLAYTNYSHFFEGRKRTNTKIDMKKIDEEKLKFNFGKCCIKLGKFEKAEQNLKENSYLKISDNIIEVAKLYEEAEQLKIAIQYYKSALHV from the coding sequence ATGGAAAACTTGGAATTTGATAATTTTAATGACAACAATGACTCTGAACGACTGTATCAAATGGGAAAAAATTATTATGATAACGGTTCCGACACATTGGCGGAAAAATATTTAAAAGAAGCTGCTAAAAGTGGAAATAGAAATGCAGTTTTTATTCTTGCTGACATTTATTTAAAATATGACAAATTAAATTTGGCAGAAAAATATTTAAAAAAGATTGCCGATGGTGGAGATTTTCAGCTACAAGATAAACTTGGAACGGTTTATAAGAGAAAAGCGAATTTTGAATTGGCAGAATATTACTATAAACAAGCTATAAATAATGGTAATCAGAAATCTCGTTATAATCTTGGAAACTTGTATTACCAATATAATAAAAAAGATCTTGCATTGGATTATTTAAAGCCTGCAGCAGATGAAAGAGATCAAGAAGCCCAAGTGCTACTTTCTAAAATTTATTATGATAACGGACAAATTGAATTAGCAGAAGAATACTTACATAAAGCCAAAGATAACGGAGAAGCCTATTATCTACTTGGAAAACTATACGGAGAAAAACAGGATATCGAAACTGCTGAAAAACACCTAAAAACAGCAGCCGATACCTACGACAGTAAAAAAGCCCAGGAAGTACTTTACAAACTTTATGCAGACAAACAAAATCAAACACTTACAAAGCACTATTTAACTTTACTTGCAGATGAAAATCATCTAGAATCATTTGTATTGCTGGGAAATATATTTGCTGATGAAAAAAACTATAATCTTGCTTATACAAATTATTCTCACTTCTTTGAAGGAAGAAAACGTACAAATACAAAAATTGATATGAAAAAAATTGATGAGGAAAAACTTAAATTTAATTTTGGAAAATGCTGTATAAAATTAGGTAAATTTGAGAAGGCTGAACAAAATCTAAAAGAAAACAGTTACTTAAAAATTTCAGATAATATTATTGAAGTTGCAAAACTTTACGAAGAAGCTGAACAACTAAAAATAGCTATCCAATACTATAAATCAGCTTTACATGTATAA
- a CDS encoding elongation factor G has protein sequence MRIYDSSNIRNIGILGHSGSGKSNMVEGLEFTAGITNRIVGNENDTKITSSLSLHAVEYQGAKYNFVDIPGYGDFFGEVESGLAAVDGAIIIVDGTTDLTVGTETALELTDSRNIPRIIFVNKIDNEKADYEKILSQLREKYGKRIAPFHVPWGSGENFRGHVNVVDMFAREFDKGKNECQTVEMPTDMDDEINSVREMLLEAVAETDEELMDKYFSGVEFTTAEIHRGLRQGVLDCSVIPVICGSTLKNIGLHTTFDVVKDFLPSPDDNEKVQPEKDEFVCQIFKTTIDSFLGKVSYAKIYSGEIKQDSEVFNLNRKTKEKIGKINTFVNNKMDEIQKGIAGDIVVFSKFNSTKTSDTLSTNEKKVPLRDITFPKPQLFVAIEPLNKNDDEKMSSGLNRLMEEDPSFIWHRNLETSQTVLGVQGELHCATVIEKLKAKFGITIKTVELKVPYRETIKGTSDVQGKYKKQSGGHGQYGDVLIKFSYADEDFVFEETITGGSVPKSYIPAVEKGLRESLKEGVLAGYPVTNVKAVLYDGSYHDVDSSELAFKIAANLAFKKGMLEAKPILLEPIMELIIIVPEEYIGDIMGDINKKRGRVLGMEAHKGTKQKIIAEAPMSETFKYANELKAITQGRGYFEMKLVRYEELMGDLAQKVIEKRQKKK, from the coding sequence ATGAGAATATATGACAGCAGCAATATTAGAAATATTGGAATTCTAGGACATAGTGGGTCTGGAAAGAGTAATATGGTAGAAGGATTGGAATTTACTGCAGGGATTACTAACCGAATTGTGGGAAATGAAAATGATACTAAAATTACAAGCTCTTTAAGTCTCCATGCGGTGGAATATCAAGGGGCCAAGTATAATTTTGTGGATATTCCTGGGTATGGCGATTTTTTTGGAGAAGTTGAATCGGGGCTCGCGGCAGTTGATGGAGCAATTATTATTGTTGATGGAACTACAGATTTGACAGTCGGGACTGAAACGGCTTTGGAATTGACTGATAGTAGAAATATTCCGAGAATTATTTTTGTGAATAAAATTGATAATGAAAAGGCTGATTATGAAAAAATTCTTTCACAATTGAGGGAAAAATATGGGAAACGGATTGCACCGTTTCATGTTCCTTGGGGAAGTGGAGAAAACTTTAGGGGACATGTTAATGTAGTTGATATGTTTGCAAGAGAATTTGATAAAGGGAAAAATGAATGTCAGACTGTAGAAATGCCGACTGATATGGATGATGAAATAAATTCTGTACGTGAAATGCTTTTAGAAGCAGTTGCAGAAACTGATGAAGAATTAATGGATAAATACTTTAGTGGAGTTGAGTTTACGACTGCTGAAATTCATCGTGGACTTAGACAAGGAGTACTTGATTGTTCGGTAATTCCAGTAATCTGTGGTTCAACTTTAAAAAATATTGGGCTTCATACGACTTTTGATGTAGTAAAAGATTTCTTGCCATCGCCTGATGATAATGAAAAAGTACAGCCAGAAAAAGACGAATTTGTATGCCAAATTTTTAAAACAACAATTGATTCTTTTTTAGGAAAAGTTTCTTATGCCAAAATTTACTCTGGTGAAATTAAACAAGATAGTGAAGTTTTTAACTTGAATAGAAAAACGAAGGAAAAAATTGGGAAAATTAATACGTTTGTGAATAATAAAATGGATGAGATTCAAAAGGGAATTGCAGGAGATATTGTGGTATTTTCAAAATTTAATAGTACAAAAACTTCTGATACGCTTTCAACTAATGAAAAAAAAGTGCCGTTAAGAGATATAACTTTTCCTAAACCACAATTATTTGTGGCAATAGAGCCATTGAATAAAAATGATGATGAAAAAATGTCATCTGGATTGAATCGTTTGATGGAAGAAGATCCGTCATTTATTTGGCATAGAAATCTTGAAACAAGTCAAACGGTTCTTGGAGTACAAGGAGAACTTCATTGTGCGACAGTTATAGAAAAATTGAAGGCAAAATTTGGAATAACGATAAAAACTGTGGAATTGAAAGTGCCTTACAGGGAAACAATTAAAGGAACTTCTGATGTTCAAGGAAAATACAAGAAACAATCTGGAGGACACGGACAATATGGGGATGTTTTGATTAAATTTTCATATGCAGATGAAGATTTTGTATTTGAAGAAACAATTACAGGTGGAAGTGTTCCAAAATCATATATTCCAGCTGTTGAAAAAGGATTGAGAGAATCATTAAAAGAAGGAGTTCTTGCAGGATATCCAGTGACTAATGTAAAGGCTGTTTTATACGATGGTTCTTATCACGATGTGGATTCTTCTGAATTAGCATTCAAAATTGCAGCAAATTTAGCTTTCAAAAAAGGAATGCTTGAGGCAAAACCAATATTGCTTGAACCAATCATGGAACTTATAATTATTGTTCCAGAAGAATATATTGGGGATATAATGGGAGATATTAATAAAAAGCGTGGACGTGTTTTAGGAATGGAAGCTCACAAAGGTACAAAACAAAAAATTATTGCTGAAGCTCCAATGTCTGAAACTTTCAAATATGCGAATGAATTGAAGGCAATTACGCAAGGTCGTGGATATTTTGAAATGAAACTTGTGAGATATGAAGAATTGATGGGAGATTTAGCACAAAAAGTAATTGAAAAGAGACAAAAGAAAAAATAG
- a CDS encoding glycyl radical protein has translation MREFVLKSERVKKLRESALSKFPGVSVERGRLLTKAYKEHEGESKYMVRAYAVKEILENMTIYIKDGELIAGNQSVDERTAPLFPEYAVDWIIDEINTKGNFDHRDGDKFRIPEEEIPELLEICEWWRGKTLKDKAHAQMPQEIKEAGIVKIIHGEGNMTSGDGHIVPDFKKVLTKGLKGVIEEAKASMEKVDITVYGGYNKIDFLKAVQIVAQATIDFAHRFANLAKELAEKETDSQRKEELLQIHKNCLNVPENPAQTFWEGVQAIWFIHLVIQIESNGHSASLGRVDQYLYPLYKKDVLEGDLDREFAKEMLQCLWVKLYSVIKVRSTSHSGYGAGYPTYQNVTIGGSTPSGKDSTNELSYLILESVAENKLTQPNLSARFHINSPEKFIRKCAEVAATGYGMPAMHTDEIIVPALLNKGVKIEDAYNYSMVGCVEVAVPGKWGYRCTGMTFLNFVKATELVLNDGYDARTGLQLLKAGKLTDYETYEDLWEAWKKYMKHYTKLSVALDVLADTHLEDFPDILLSSLVDDCIGRGLSAKEGGAVYDIISGLQVGIANAANSLYALKTTVFDKKILTKEEVYNALQTNYEGENGERIRKILLEVPKYGNDIDEVDEFATNIYWTYIDEIQKYHNTRYGRGPINGGYGVSTSGISSNVPMGTVSGATPDGRYAYTPAAEGGSPTQGTDTNGPTAVLNSVNKLPTLMITGGQLLNQKYSPELVNTPEQFEKFVNIIKSFISSKGWHIQFNIISGKTLKQAQIEPEKHRDIIVRVAGYCAQFVTLDRTTQNDIISRTEQRI, from the coding sequence ATGAGAGAATTTGTTTTAAAAAGTGAAAGAGTGAAAAAATTAAGAGAATCGGCTTTATCAAAATTCCCTGGTGTCAGTGTCGAAAGAGGTAGGCTTTTAACAAAGGCATATAAGGAACATGAAGGGGAATCAAAATATATGGTTCGTGCTTATGCAGTTAAAGAAATTCTGGAAAATATGACAATTTACATAAAAGATGGGGAACTTATTGCAGGAAATCAGTCCGTAGATGAAAGAACAGCGCCTCTTTTCCCAGAATATGCAGTAGACTGGATTATAGATGAAATTAATACAAAAGGAAACTTTGATCACCGTGATGGAGATAAATTTAGAATTCCTGAAGAAGAAATTCCTGAACTTTTGGAAATATGTGAATGGTGGCGAGGAAAAACACTAAAAGATAAAGCTCACGCTCAGATGCCACAGGAAATAAAAGAAGCTGGAATTGTGAAAATTATTCATGGGGAAGGAAACATGACTTCTGGTGACGGACACATTGTTCCTGACTTCAAAAAAGTTCTGACAAAAGGTCTGAAGGGTGTAATCGAAGAAGCTAAAGCTTCTATGGAAAAAGTGGATATTACAGTTTATGGAGGATACAATAAAATTGACTTTCTAAAGGCTGTACAAATTGTGGCTCAGGCAACTATTGATTTTGCTCATAGATTTGCAAATTTGGCAAAAGAACTTGCTGAAAAGGAAACAGATTCTCAGAGAAAAGAAGAATTACTTCAAATTCACAAAAATTGCCTAAATGTACCTGAAAATCCTGCTCAAACATTTTGGGAAGGAGTACAGGCAATCTGGTTTATTCATTTAGTAATTCAGATTGAAAGCAACGGACATTCAGCTTCTCTTGGAAGGGTAGATCAATATTTGTATCCACTTTATAAAAAAGATGTGCTGGAAGGAGATTTAGACAGAGAATTTGCAAAAGAAATGCTTCAATGTCTATGGGTAAAACTTTACTCTGTAATAAAAGTCCGTTCAACTTCACATTCCGGTTATGGTGCAGGTTATCCGACTTATCAGAATGTTACAATTGGAGGATCAACTCCAAGTGGAAAAGATTCTACAAATGAATTGAGCTACTTAATTTTAGAAAGTGTTGCAGAAAACAAGCTTACACAGCCAAATTTATCTGCAAGATTTCATATAAATTCTCCAGAAAAATTTATTAGAAAATGTGCTGAAGTGGCTGCAACAGGTTATGGAATGCCTGCAATGCACACAGATGAAATAATAGTTCCTGCATTATTAAATAAAGGCGTAAAAATCGAAGATGCCTATAATTACTCAATGGTTGGATGTGTTGAAGTGGCTGTTCCTGGAAAATGGGGATATAGATGTACTGGAATGACATTTTTAAACTTTGTAAAGGCTACTGAACTTGTATTAAATGATGGTTATGATGCTAGAACTGGACTTCAATTATTAAAAGCTGGGAAATTGACTGACTATGAAACTTACGAAGATTTATGGGAAGCTTGGAAAAAATATATGAAACATTATACAAAATTATCAGTTGCTCTTGATGTGCTGGCTGATACACATTTGGAAGATTTTCCTGATATTTTATTATCAAGTTTAGTTGATGACTGTATTGGAAGAGGACTTTCAGCAAAAGAGGGTGGAGCTGTTTACGACATTATTTCAGGACTTCAAGTTGGAATTGCAAATGCTGCAAATTCACTATATGCTCTAAAAACAACTGTTTTTGATAAAAAAATCTTGACAAAAGAAGAAGTTTACAATGCACTTCAGACAAATTATGAAGGTGAAAATGGAGAAAGAATCAGAAAAATATTGTTAGAAGTTCCTAAATACGGAAATGATATTGATGAAGTGGATGAATTTGCTACAAACATCTATTGGACATACATTGATGAAATTCAGAAATACCATAATACAAGATACGGAAGAGGACCAATCAACGGTGGTTATGGAGTTTCAACATCTGGAATCTCTTCAAATGTGCCAATGGGAACAGTGAGCGGTGCAACTCCAGACGGAAGATACGCTTATACTCCTGCAGCTGAAGGAGGTTCTCCAACTCAAGGAACTGACACAAACGGTCCTACAGCAGTATTAAATTCTGTAAATAAATTGCCAACTTTGATGATCACAGGTGGACAGTTATTAAATCAGAAATATTCACCAGAATTGGTAAATACTCCAGAACAGTTTGAAAAATTTGTAAATATAATAAAATCATTTATAAGTTCAAAAGGATGGCATATTCAATTTAACATTATTTCAGGAAAAACATTGAAACAGGCTCAAATTGAACCTGAAAAACACAGGGATATTATCGTAAGAGTTGCTGGATACTGTGCTCAATTTGTTACACTTGACAGAACTACACAAAATGATATTATTTCAAGAACTGAACAAAGAATATAA
- a CDS encoding glycyl-radical enzyme activating protein — MRALVTDIERGATFDGPGIRTVVYFKGCLLRCLWCSNPETQKLENEFWDYDGSLYKGNRTSCSDCLTTSTLKKVAKDMTLEEVFTIVMKDENFYRNSGGGVTLSGGEVLVNSAFAIKLFEKLKEEYVNTAIETTGYGSYRELEKLAKLTDTILFDIKHMDSGKHKKYTAVSNEIILENLTKLSKWHKKIIMRFPFIKGINDDEKNIHETAKFLKKLNLLEINILPYHTMGLEKYRKLRMPYPMKTLEKHTQEELDNALQIMKSYGLKAKLNG; from the coding sequence ATGAGAGCATTAGTTACAGACATTGAAAGAGGAGCTACATTTGATGGGCCTGGGATCAGAACAGTCGTGTATTTTAAAGGATGTCTGCTTAGATGTCTGTGGTGTTCCAATCCTGAAACACAGAAGCTGGAAAATGAATTTTGGGATTATGACGGCTCTCTTTATAAAGGAAACAGAACTTCATGTTCTGACTGCCTCACTACAAGTACATTAAAAAAAGTTGCAAAAGACATGACTCTGGAAGAAGTTTTTACAATTGTGATGAAGGATGAAAATTTTTATAGAAATTCTGGAGGAGGAGTTACATTAAGTGGCGGAGAAGTGCTTGTAAATTCGGCATTTGCGATAAAACTCTTTGAAAAATTAAAAGAAGAGTATGTTAATACAGCGATAGAAACTACTGGATATGGAAGTTACAGAGAGCTTGAAAAATTGGCAAAATTGACAGATACAATTTTATTTGACATAAAGCATATGGATAGTGGAAAACATAAAAAATATACCGCTGTTTCAAATGAAATAATTTTAGAAAATCTTACAAAACTTTCCAAATGGCATAAAAAAATCATTATGAGATTCCCATTTATAAAAGGGATAAATGATGATGAAAAAAATATTCATGAAACAGCAAAGTTCTTGAAAAAATTAAATTTGCTGGAAATAAATATTCTTCCTTATCATACAATGGGACTTGAAAAATATAGAAAACTAAGAATGCCGTATCCGATGAAAACACTTGAAAAACATACACAGGAAGAACTTGATAATGCTTTACAAATAATGAAAAGTTATGGTTTAAAGGCAAAACTGAATGGATAA
- a CDS encoding transaldolase family protein, giving the protein MMRVQYFIDTANLESIKKISDIFPIAGVTTNPTIIAKEKRDFKEIINDIFDIIGRDKIVHAQAVGSTAEIMVKEVQLLRDTFGENFYTKIPVTPEGIKAMKILSKDGHKITATGILSPQQIIMAAEAGAEYMAPYINRSDNIGENGIEIVKDAYKILEMNKKTDEEKLAQYKRIFEPKILGASFKNVRQVHETILAGAKSVTVAPDVFEKLIYHPYTDWSMDTFNSDWEKVYGDKTLLDLL; this is encoded by the coding sequence ATGATGAGAGTGCAATATTTTATTGATACAGCGAATTTGGAGAGTATAAAAAAAATTAGTGATATTTTTCCGATAGCAGGGGTTACTACAAATCCTACTATTATTGCGAAGGAAAAAAGAGATTTTAAAGAGATTATAAATGATATTTTTGATATTATTGGAAGAGACAAGATTGTGCATGCACAGGCTGTGGGAAGTACAGCTGAAATAATGGTAAAGGAAGTGCAGCTTTTACGTGATACGTTCGGAGAAAATTTTTATACAAAAATTCCTGTAACACCTGAAGGGATAAAAGCCATGAAGATTTTATCAAAAGATGGTCATAAAATAACTGCAACAGGGATTTTGTCACCACAACAGATAATTATGGCGGCAGAAGCAGGGGCAGAATACATGGCTCCATATATTAACCGTTCTGACAATATTGGGGAAAATGGAATTGAAATTGTAAAAGATGCTTATAAAATTCTTGAGATGAATAAAAAAACGGATGAAGAAAAATTGGCGCAGTATAAAAGAATTTTTGAGCCTAAAATATTAGGTGCTTCGTTTAAAAACGTAAGACAAGTTCACGAAACAATTCTAGCTGGTGCAAAATCAGTAACTGTAGCTCCAGATGTTTTTGAAAAGTTAATTTACCATCCTTATACAGACTGGAGCATGGATACTTTTAATTCAGATTGGGAAAAAGTTTATGGAGATAAGACATTGCTTGATTTATTATAG